The bacterium DNA window CCCCTGGATCGTCGCCATCAAACGTTCACGTCGAGTCATCATTACCGGTCATTCCTTTTCATTGTTTGCGGATATGGTGAATCAAACACCGGATAAAGTCGTTAGCATGGCGTCCATTTTATGTCGCATTCCGTTTCATATTAATTTCCAGCGGGCTTGCTTTAATTCATAGCCCATGTCAAATTGTGTCGCATTTATGAAGCCATCAGCCACGATTCCGTCCACGGCTTATCTCCCGGCCCCGGTCGAAGCCATTGCGGGAGTCTGGAAATTCTCACGCTCACCCCATTTCAAGGCAGCTGCCCATTCCCTCCCCGGCCACCTGCTTCACTGGGTAGCCAAAGGGAGTTACACCTTGAAGACCAATGGCCGGGAATACCGGGTTAAGGCTGGTGACCTTATTTACTACCACGAGAGCGAGGAGGTGTTGTGGACCGGTGATGCCTCACGGGTGGTTTTCTATTCGGTCGGGTTTTTAGCGCCCCGCTGCCAGCCATTGCCCATCGCACACCGGGTCAGCAGGGCGGATGCCTCCATGAAGACCTCATTTCTCCGGCTGTATAAAATCTGGGATGGCGGGAGCGTCCGGAATCAATTTGAGATCCACGCCCTCATGAATGCCATGCTGAATGCGCTGGAGCGGAGTGCCCGGAATCAGTCAAGCCATAGCCAGGTCGCCATCGACTCCCCCTGGTGGCGAGCCGAAGCTGGCATCCGGGAGCGCCGCCTTTTCAGGCCTTCGCTGTCAGATTTAGCAAGACTCGCAGGAGTTGGGCGCAGCGTCCTGATCCGTTCATGCAAAAAGGCGACCTCCATGACACCCATGCAGCGCATCCGTGACATCCGCATGGAAGAGGCCTGCGGCCTGATCACCTTTGCGCATATGAACTTCTCTCAAATTGCTGACTATCTAGGTTACAGTCGCGTTCACGAATTCAGTCGCGAATTTGCGACTTTCCATGGAAAATCCCCGCGCGAGTTCAAACGGTCACTATGCCACCCCTGCAAATAAGTTGGCACGTTATGTGGTGCCGGGAACCAGTCCCCACCTGTCCTTTGGAGCAGTGCCGACCGTGGGCGCCTTTCGAGTCAAACCTAGAAACTAAAATCAACCCAAATTCCTGTCCATCCGTTGATTTCCTCCCTATCTTGAAGGGAATTAACATGAAAACTTATATATTCGTCGGTTTGTGTTCTGGGTTCTTGGTTTGTGGCGGGTGCGCGTCTGCTTTCAAGAAGGTGGACGTCAATAAGGGGCTGGACAGTTATTACAGCCAGCCCCGGACAGTCGATTTGGTCACGATCAAGGGATCGAACATGACCATTTCGGCCAGCGGGGTGAACGAAATGAAGGTTTCGTCCATTCTGCCGCCGCTGAATGCGATCACCAGGGAGCCGGGTGTGCTGGAGAAGGCCATTGGTGGCGCTACGGACGTGGCCAAGTTCGGTCTCGGGTTCTATTACGGCAATCAGATGCTGGGGAAAGCTCTGGCACAGCCCCGGACGGTGAGCCCGGAGATTGTCAGGCCGGAAGTGATCCAGGCAGGGCAGTAAGAAGGAAGCGCGGAGCGGGGAGCACGGAGTGCCGAGTGAAGGACACCCTCACCTCCGCCCTCTCCCCTGAATGGAGAGGGAGAAAAACAGCAGGGACGTTTGTCCCGACATTATCAGGACATATGTCCCTACCCCACCGGCGGAGAACAATCATGGCAGCGGTAAGTATATACGACTCAAAGGATCATAAATGGCGGGATCAGTATAATCCCTTGCGAGGATTGAGCCTGCCGAAGTTGGTCTCGCTCCTGGAGGCGGGCGAGCGCGGGGCCTATGCCGATCTGCAATGGTTTTACCATTACATGGAGCGGTCGGATGCCATGATCCATGCAGTAATTCAGCGGCGCCGGGCCGCCTTGCTGGCCTGCGACTGGGATATCCGCGTGAGCGCGGATGAGGATGCCGACAAAGGCCTTGCGGCGGAACAATCAGCCTTCCTCCGCGAAGCCTATGACCGTGTCGAAAATTTCCGCGATGCGGTGTCGTTTATTTTTTCCGGTTTCTTTCGCGGGTATGCCCACCTGGAGAAGTATATTTCGCCGTCCGGCATGGTTACCAGGCTGGAACCGGTGGAACAATGGTTCTGGGTTCGGGACGGTTTATTTGGGTCGTGGGAGTACAACCAGGACGCAAAAAGCGGGGTTGGCCGGGGCGAGTCCGTTGATTTTCAGAACTTTCTGATTTTTGAATCCGTGCCCCTGAATCGGATGCTGGCGGTACTGTATTTACGAAAGAATCTAAGTCAAAAGGACTGGGATTCTTTCCTGGAGGTGTATGGGATCCCGTCTATATTTCTGGTCGGGCCTCCGAATACGCCAGAGACGAAGGAAGCGGAGTACCACGCGGTCGCCCAGGAAATTATGTCGAATGGCCGGGGGTACCTGCCCCACGGGAGTGATGTAAAGTTCGTGAATGGCGGCGGCAACAAGCCGCCGTTCCTGGAGCACATTGATTATATCGACCGGCAGATCACACTGGCCGCCACGGGCGGTCTGTTGACAATGCTGGCGGAGTCGGGATCCGGCACCCTTGCCGGCAATGCGCACGCGGACACCTTCCTGCAGATCGCCCGGAGCGATGCGGCGCTGCTGAGTGGGTTATTCCAGGAGCAGTTCGACACGCCGTTGCTGAGAGAGTATTTCCCCGACCAGCCGATCCTGGCCTATTTCGAGTTCGCCCCGCCGGCGGCGGATGAGGTGTCGCGGGTCGTGAAGGATGCTGTAGAGTTGGCGAAGGCGGGGGTAAGGATGGATTTGAGGGAGTTGGAAGAGAAGACGGGGTATAAATTGGAACGATCCGCCGCCGTTAAGTCAAACAATGATGGAGCCGAATCCCCTGTACTCCGCGCCACTTGACGATTACGGGTTTTCACTTGACGATTACTAGACGATTTTATCGGGTCTTAATGAGTTTGTAATGTATGATTCTCGCTACACCAACGGGCCAAACAGCCCTACTTTCCGCTCCCCATCGGTCGATTAAGGAAAAACATCGGTCGATTATCGGTCAATTTTCCTGAAATGTTTTTCGGACCGGTGATAGATTCCAGCATTTTGGTGATAGATAAGTAGGGAATCAGTACCGTCAGGGATGTCGCCGAGTTGATGTTTTGTTTGAGATCTGGCTGTTGCATCAACCCTTCGCATCCTTGTCGAGCCTGACACGCCCCTTTGCCGTGAGACGGTATTTCTGCAGGCGACTGGTAGGCCTGGAAGGTATGGTCATTTCCAGTAAACCCTCTTCAAGAAGAGGGCTCACGACTTGGTGCCTGAACTTGGTGCGGTCTGATCGACCCGCGATCTCCATAAGAGTAACTAACGTGCTATCATTGTTGCACTTACGAAGAACTCCGACTTGGTGCCGACTTAGTGCCGACTTGGTGCCAAGCGCGGGAGGGACCTCCACTGCCGCAGTAGATTTCGGGCGCCACATTGTCTGAACGAAAAAACCACCATCCTGCCGAAATTCGGGTTCCCTTAAACCGGCGTCCTGACACTGCTGGAGCATATCAAGGATGCCACTGCCGGCCTTCTCGGCATACCGGGTCAGAAACATTGGATCGGCAATGAGCGGGTTCCTGGGTAAGGAGGGATGAGGATGATGGAGTTTGGCAACTGACAATGCCGAGGGCAATTCCCCTGGATTCCAAATTTCCAGACGATCCGCAAGGAGCATGACCTGTACGCTACCGTTGCTGGCGTAATCACGGTGGGTCACGGCATTGACAATAGCCTCACGCACCGCTTTCCAGGGAAGTTCGTATTCGACATCACTCGCGACCTTGCCGTCGCGCGGAATCACGGCACGAGCGAGCTTGGACATGACAAAGTCAACCGCCTGATCCACCATCTCAAACAAGTCACCCTTGTAAATGTGGTAAGAAGGTATCGGTTTGCGCACCACCGTGCCATGGAAGTGCATGCACTTGACCTCTGACGTTATCATGAATCGCTGGGGCTTCTTGCCGAACAGGAGAATGGCAGCATGAGTAGGTCGGTCACCATCAAGCAAGTTGAGATGAGTCAGTGCTTTTTTGACAGGAGTCCGGGGGCCAAGTGCATAGTCGCGTTCCGCCTGGGCGCGTTCGAGAAATGAAGTGATCTTCGCACGAGAAATATCGGTCATTGTCGCGCCCGAACAGACGGCGGCGTCGAACGGCCCGGTGTGAATAGCGCCCGAGCTTATCAGATATTCAACCATACTGGCGTATAGTCCAGTTGTCAGTTCAGGAATGCTGCCAAATCGGCGGCGGACGAGTTGATCTCCGGCCTTACGTATAAGCGCAAGCATTTTCACATGACGATTGTCATCATGGGCACCCTTAACGAAGATAAGCCGAAGTTTTGATTTCTGGGTGGCACGATCATATTCGCGTTCTGTAGGAGAAAGACCATCCGGCCCCGCGTAGCCATAGGCATCACCGAACAGGCCCACATAAATGTCACAGCGGTCCACCTCCTCCAGATAGACCTCATCGGCTCGGCGATCCGAAGCGGGGATATCCTCGAAAAGAAAGACATCAAAAAACCGCCGAAGCAGCGAGTCCCCATCCACAAAGGACTTGATCGCCCGCCGTTCCGCCGCAAGCTCCTTCTGGACACTGCTGATAAATATTTTTACCCGTTCCGTTGCCATGCGTACATGGTGCAAAAACGAGGCCAAGAGTGCAAGCCGCAACACTTCGCCGTTGATTTCCATCCATCTATTGGAGGCCCATGAATAATTCAATACTGAATCGAGAATATCGACTGCCCGATGACCCATGCTACGCCCAGAGGGCTACGCAGGGCAGGCGGGTGGTTTCATGAATACACTGATCCTCAATCGGGCCTATGCATTGCCTGAAGATGGTTGGTACCACATTGCGCCACTTGGCGAATTCCCCCATGACGGGGCCGGTGTCACTCAAGTAATTGACCAAGAGGCCTGCATTGCCATGGCCGCCCGGTTTGCTGCTGACGCCAATAATGATCAGAACGGATGTTTATCAGCAAAATGGAACAATGCGGTAAAAATCACGTTAATTGCTAGGAAATACGCGGTTTTAAAGTGGTGCCGGAGCACGGACTTGAACCGTGATACCCGTGAAGGTGGTAGATTTTGAGTCTATTTTTTTATGTGTTTTTGTTAGCGTTTATCGCTTATGGTTACTTTGTGATTGCTTTGTGAATTGCCATGCCTTAGTATTAGGGCAGAGTTAAGCGGCATTGAGCGAAATACGGCAATCGGGAGGGTAAACCATGAAGCACAGAACCGGACATGTTTTCAAAAGAGCTAACAGCAACACGTATTATTTGCGCTACGTGATCAATGGCAAGGTCATGCAGCAGGCCTTGTATAACGACAACGGCGAAGCCATTACCTCGGCCAAGGACGCGGAACAGGCGCGTGTGAAAATCATGTCCCCCTTCACGGTGGCGGATGAAGCCGGGGCGCTGGAAAACGTCAAGGCTAAGCTGGAAGGCCGGCGGCATGAACTGGAGGTCATTGATGAACAGCGGAATCCCGCCCTCCCCCTCCAGCAGGCTTGGAGCACCTTTATCAAGGCCCACAATCGGCCCGACACCGGTAAAGCCACGTTAAGGGTTTATGCCCTGACTTGGGGGCGTTTCTTAAAGTGGATAACTGGCGCGTACCCGGATGTGAAAACATTACGGGCTGTGACTCCCGAGATCGCCGGGGAATATGCCGCACATTTGACCGCTGAAAAACGGAGCCCCAACACGTTCAACAAATACATGAACCTGTTAAGTCTCGTTTTCCGGACAGTTGCCGAAAAGGCACGCCTGACGAAAAATCCTTGGGAAGATATTCAACGAAAACGATTGGTGACTCATGGCCGCCGGGAACTAACCATCGCGGAACTCCGTGCGGTTTGCACCAAAGCCACCGGCGATTTGCGACTCATGGTGGCCATCGGGCTCTACACCGGGCTAAGACTGGGCGATTGCGCCACCTTGCGCTGGGCTGAGGTTGACCTTGCGCGCGGCATCATCCTCCGGATCCCCAATAAAACAGGACGACGTAGCCAGAAACCCGTTATGGTGCCGATCCATCCGACCTTGCGCGCCCTGATGGAGGAGGAGCCCAAGAGTGACAGAACCGAATACGTCTTACCCCGAATCGCCGCCGACTATGCGCGGCATCACAGTTATGTGACGGATCGCATGCAAGCCCTGTTCAAGAAGTGCGAAATACAGACAACGCGGGCTGTTGAAGGCCAGAAAATGGCGCAAGTTGAAGTTGGGTTTCATTCCCTGCGGCATTCATTTGTCTCCCTCTGCCGGGAGGCCAATGCACCGTTGGCGGTTGTTGAGGCGATTGTCGGGCACAGCAACCCGGCCATGACCCGGCATTACACCCATACCGGTGAGGCCGCCGCAATCGCCGCAGTAGCGTCTCTGCCGTCCATTATGGCTGAAGAAGCCAAAGCCCTGCCCCCGGCACCAGTGCCCCGCCTGATCGATGCGGAGGCCGTTCTGGCGATAATTGAAGGGGCGACAGCAAAGACATGGAAAGCCAAGATGGATGAATTGCGGGTGTTGTGTAAGTGAGGCAGAAGAGGAAGGAGACTGCCATGAATGCAGATGAATCTTCAAAGGGA harbors:
- a CDS encoding AraC family transcriptional regulator, whose translation is MKPSATIPSTAYLPAPVEAIAGVWKFSRSPHFKAAAHSLPGHLLHWVAKGSYTLKTNGREYRVKAGDLIYYHESEEVLWTGDASRVVFYSVGFLAPRCQPLPIAHRVSRADASMKTSFLRLYKIWDGGSVRNQFEIHALMNAMLNALERSARNQSSHSQVAIDSPWWRAEAGIRERRLFRPSLSDLARLAGVGRSVLIRSCKKATSMTPMQRIRDIRMEEACGLITFAHMNFSQIADYLGYSRVHEFSREFATFHGKSPREFKRSLCHPCK
- a CDS encoding DUF935 family protein, which encodes MAAVSIYDSKDHKWRDQYNPLRGLSLPKLVSLLEAGERGAYADLQWFYHYMERSDAMIHAVIQRRRAALLACDWDIRVSADEDADKGLAAEQSAFLREAYDRVENFRDAVSFIFSGFFRGYAHLEKYISPSGMVTRLEPVEQWFWVRDGLFGSWEYNQDAKSGVGRGESVDFQNFLIFESVPLNRMLAVLYLRKNLSQKDWDSFLEVYGIPSIFLVGPPNTPETKEAEYHAVAQEIMSNGRGYLPHGSDVKFVNGGGNKPPFLEHIDYIDRQITLAATGGLLTMLAESGSGTLAGNAHADTFLQIARSDAALLSGLFQEQFDTPLLREYFPDQPILAYFEFAPPAADEVSRVVKDAVELAKAGVRMDLRELEEKTGYKLERSAAVKSNNDGAESPVLRAT
- a CDS encoding DUF4062 domain-containing protein; amino-acid sequence: MEINGEVLRLALLASFLHHVRMATERVKIFISSVQKELAAERRAIKSFVDGDSLLRRFFDVFLFEDIPASDRRADEVYLEEVDRCDIYVGLFGDAYGYAGPDGLSPTEREYDRATQKSKLRLIFVKGAHDDNRHVKMLALIRKAGDQLVRRRFGSIPELTTGLYASMVEYLISSGAIHTGPFDAAVCSGATMTDISRAKITSFLERAQAERDYALGPRTPVKKALTHLNLLDGDRPTHAAILLFGKKPQRFMITSEVKCMHFHGTVVRKPIPSYHIYKGDLFEMVDQAVDFVMSKLARAVIPRDGKVASDVEYELPWKAVREAIVNAVTHRDYASNGSVQVMLLADRLEIWNPGELPSALSVAKLHHPHPSLPRNPLIADPMFLTRYAEKAGSGILDMLQQCQDAGLREPEFRQDGGFFVQTMWRPKSTAAVEVPPALGTKSALSRHQVGVLRKCNNDSTLVTLMEIAGRSDRTKFRHQVVSPLLEEGLLEMTIPSRPTSRLQKYRLTAKGRVRLDKDAKG
- a CDS encoding tyrosine-type recombinase/integrase, which encodes MKHRTGHVFKRANSNTYYLRYVINGKVMQQALYNDNGEAITSAKDAEQARVKIMSPFTVADEAGALENVKAKLEGRRHELEVIDEQRNPALPLQQAWSTFIKAHNRPDTGKATLRVYALTWGRFLKWITGAYPDVKTLRAVTPEIAGEYAAHLTAEKRSPNTFNKYMNLLSLVFRTVAEKARLTKNPWEDIQRKRLVTHGRRELTIAELRAVCTKATGDLRLMVAIGLYTGLRLGDCATLRWAEVDLARGIILRIPNKTGRRSQKPVMVPIHPTLRALMEEEPKSDRTEYVLPRIAADYARHHSYVTDRMQALFKKCEIQTTRAVEGQKMAQVEVGFHSLRHSFVSLCREANAPLAVVEAIVGHSNPAMTRHYTHTGEAAAIAAVASLPSIMAEEAKALPPAPVPRLIDAEAVLAIIEGATAKTWKAKMDELRVLCK